Sequence from the Dehalococcoidia bacterium genome:
GCTGGCCGAGGCAGGGGCGGATGTGGTGGAGGTGGGGGTCCCCTTCAGCGACCCTGTGGCCGAAGGGCCGGTGATTCAGAAGGCAACCTTTTCCGCTTTGCAGAGGGGTGTCACTTTGCCCCTGTGTCTGGACATGGTCCGCACGGTGCGCTGTGCCGGATGCACCGTGCCCGTGCTCCTGATGGGCTACTATAACCCCTTCCTGGCCTATGGTGTGGAGCGGTGTGTGCGGGACGCTGCACAAGCGGGGGTAGATGGGTTGATTGTGGCGGACTTGCCCCCCGAGGAGGCGGGGCCTCTACGGGAGGTGTGCGTGGCCTATAACGTGGCGCTGGTGCCCTTGGTGGCTCCCACCAGCACCGACGAGCGTATCGCCATGGCGTGCCAAGGGGCCAGCGGGTTTGTATACTGTGTGAGTGTAACGGGGACGACAGGGGCGCGGGAGACGCTCTCTGCGGAGGTGCCGAGTCTGGTGGAGCGGGTGCGGCGGTATACACGCCTGCCGGTGGCGGTGGGGTTCGGCATCTCGCGGCCGGAGCATCTGGGTGCGCTGCGGGGGGTAGCGGACGCCGCCGTGGTGGGGAGCGCTCTGGTGCAGGCTCTGGAGACGGCTCCCCTTGGGGAGGAGGTGCGGGTGGGGCGGGATGTCATCCTGCGCCTCCTGGCGGGAAGGGATGCCCCGCGTCCAGTGGACAGGAGGCCACCGTGAAGCCTGTGGTGTGCCGCGGCATTCGGGGCGCCACCACCGCCTCGGCCAACACCCGGGAGGCGATTCTGGAGGCGACTAAGGAACTGCTCCAGGCCCTGGTGGCGGCCAATAGTCTTGACACCCAAGATATCGCCACTGCTATATTTACTACAACAACTGACCTGAACGCCGAGTTCCCGGCGGTGGCGGCCCGGCAAATGGGGTGGGAGATGGTGCCCCTGCTGTGCGCCCACGAGATGCAGGTGCCCGACGGCTTGCCCCGCTGTATTCGCGTGCTCCTGTTGGTGAACACCACGAAAGGGCAAGAGGAGATACGCCATATCTACTTGCGGGAGGCGGTCAACCTGAGGCGACGAGGGATGGACGATGCTCCAGCGCGGTAACCTGGTGGCGTCCACCTTGCGCTCTCGGGGGTGGTTTGGGGATGCCCGGCTGGCACCCCTATACCGCAACCTTCGGGAGGCGTAAGGAGGACGCATGGACAAGGGAAAATTTGGGAGGTCGACGGGATGATCGTGGTCATGCAGAGGGACGCGACCGAGGAGGATATCCAACGGGTCGTGGCCGTGATTGAAAGCAAGCGTGATTTCCGCGCCCATATTTCCCGGGGCGTGGAGCGCACGGTGATCGGCATCATCGGCCAAATTTACCCAGAACTGAAGGATGAACTGGAGACCTTGCCGGGTGTGATGGAGGTTCTGCGGGTTAGCAAGCCCTACAAACTGGCCAGTAGGGAGTTTCATCCCGATGATACGGTGGTCCGGGTGGGGGATGTGGTCATCGGCACCGATGAGGTGGTGGTGATGGCCGGCCCCTGCTCGGTGGAGAGCGAACAGCAGTTGCTGGAGACGGCGGTGGCGGTGAAGGCGGCAGGGGCGCGCATTCTGCGGGGGGGGGCGTTCAAGCCCCGCACTTCGCCCTACTCCTTCCAAGGGTTGGGGGTGCAGGGCCTGCGCCTGCTGGCCAAGGCCCGGGAGGAGACGGGTTTGGCCATCATCACTGAGGTGATGACCGCTGAGGATGTGGAGTTAGTGGCCACTTATGCGGATATCCTGCAGATCGGCGCCCGCAATGTGCAGAACTTCAAACTTCTGCACGCGGTGGGGAAGGTGGACAAGCCGGTGCTCCTGAAGCGAGGATTTGCCACTACCTATGAGGAGTGGCTCCTGGCGGCCGAGTATATCCTGGCAGGAGGCAATAAACAGGTCATTTTGTGCGAGCGGGGCATCCGCACCTTTGAGACCTACACGCGCAACACCTTGGATTTGGCTGCCGTGCCAGCCATCAAGCGCTTGAGCCACCTGCCCATCATCGTGGACCCCAGCCACGGCACGGGCAAATGGCATATGGTTACGCCCATGTCCTTGGCGGCAGTGGCGGCAGGGGCGCACGGGCTCCTCATAGAGGTGCACCCCAACCCCGATCAGGCCCTAAGCGACGGCGCCCAGTCACTGACGCCCGAGAACTTCCGCAAACTCATGGAGGGGGTGCGGGCTGTGGCGAGTGCGGTGGGGAAGAAGGTGGCCCCTGCCAGCGAGGCGGTGAAGGTCTAGGCCCCCCCAGGGGATGCATGTGGGGAGTGGGGGATTTAGCCCCCACTCCCCAAGTGTTTTTCCACAACCCAGGGGGCTTGGCCCGTAGGGTCGGTGGCGATGTAGCGGATGCCGCCCCAGTAGAAGATTTTGGGGCGCGTGGGACGCTCCGGCGCAAAGGCCGAAACGCCGGGCAGGCCCTCCTCCGGGGGGAGGCCCAGGATGTCCAGCAAGGTCGGCTTGAAGTCAATGTGCTGGTAATCCACAGTGGAGATGCCGGGTGTCAGCCCAGGAGCCTTGATAAGCAAGGGCACGCGAGGCACCATACCGTTGATGGCGTCAGGGCGCTCTATACCCCATCGGGCGAGGGGGCGCACCCCTTGGTCGCTAGTAACAACGATGATGGACTGCTCGTAAAGGCCCTGCGTGCGTAGGTGCTCCAGGAATTGGCCGAGCAGAGTATCTACAAATTGGCATTGGCGCTCATAGGCGCGCATTTGGGCGGGGAGGTCATCCTCTGGGGGTGGGGGACGCCAGACGCCGTGCCGGTCAAACACATACGGCTCGTGGGGGAGGACGACGTGGATAAAGAACACGGTGCCGGGGGCGCTGGCGCTGTGCACATCG
This genomic interval carries:
- the aroF gene encoding 3-deoxy-7-phosphoheptulonate synthase: MIVVMQRDATEEDIQRVVAVIESKRDFRAHISRGVERTVIGIIGQIYPELKDELETLPGVMEVLRVSKPYKLASREFHPDDTVVRVGDVVIGTDEVVVMAGPCSVESEQQLLETAVAVKAAGARILRGGAFKPRTSPYSFQGLGVQGLRLLAKAREETGLAIITEVMTAEDVELVATYADILQIGARNVQNFKLLHAVGKVDKPVLLKRGFATTYEEWLLAAEYILAGGNKQVILCERGIRTFETYTRNTLDLAAVPAIKRLSHLPIIVDPSHGTGKWHMVTPMSLAAVAAGAHGLLIEVHPNPDQALSDGAQSLTPENFRKLMEGVRAVASAVGKKVAPASEAVKV
- the trpA gene encoding tryptophan synthase subunit alpha gives rise to the protein MGAQRITDALLSAVRRRGLGLIAYVMAGHPQVGSTVALIPALAEAGADVVEVGVPFSDPVAEGPVIQKATFSALQRGVTLPLCLDMVRTVRCAGCTVPVLLMGYYNPFLAYGVERCVRDAAQAGVDGLIVADLPPEEAGPLREVCVAYNVALVPLVAPTSTDERIAMACQGASGFVYCVSVTGTTGARETLSAEVPSLVERVRRYTRLPVAVGFGISRPEHLGALRGVADAAVVGSALVQALETAPLGEEVRVGRDVILRLLAGRDAPRPVDRRPP
- the aroH gene encoding chorismate mutase, whose translation is MKPVVCRGIRGATTASANTREAILEATKELLQALVAANSLDTQDIATAIFTTTTDLNAEFPAVAARQMGWEMVPLLCAHEMQVPDGLPRCIRVLLLVNTTKGQEEIRHIYLREAVNLRRRGMDDAPAR